The following are encoded together in the Acinetobacter radioresistens DSM 6976 = NBRC 102413 = CIP 103788 genome:
- the accD gene encoding acetyl-CoA carboxylase, carboxyltransferase subunit beta — MNQEVKPGKILSTPTPWTERSVPGIEVPDEQQALKATFTEPTIECPECHALVTRTAMSFNAYVCPQCDEHLRMKARERLTWFLDQVTAELGQEFTAKDPLHFVDSRPYPERMREAQDKTGESEALIVMQGTLKNLPLVACAFEFDFMGGSMGTVVGDRFVQAAERAIAQRQPLICFAASGGARMQEGMLSLMQMARTSAAIQRLKDAGLPYVVVLTHPVYGGVTASLAMLGDVHIAEPKAMIGFAGKRVIEQTVREKLEEPFQRAEYLLDHGVVDQIVHRHALRDTVYRIVAKLMNLP, encoded by the coding sequence ATGAATCAAGAAGTGAAACCAGGGAAAATCCTTAGTACACCAACACCATGGACGGAACGTTCAGTTCCGGGTATTGAGGTACCTGACGAACAGCAGGCTTTAAAAGCCACCTTTACCGAGCCAACTATTGAGTGCCCGGAATGTCATGCCCTGGTTACACGTACGGCTATGTCTTTTAATGCGTATGTTTGTCCACAATGTGATGAACATTTGCGTATGAAAGCCCGCGAACGCCTGACTTGGTTCCTGGATCAGGTCACAGCTGAACTTGGCCAGGAATTTACTGCTAAAGATCCATTACATTTCGTCGACAGTCGTCCTTATCCGGAGCGTATGCGTGAAGCACAGGATAAGACCGGTGAAAGTGAAGCTCTGATTGTCATGCAGGGTACGCTTAAAAATCTTCCGCTAGTGGCTTGTGCTTTTGAGTTTGATTTTATGGGCGGTTCCATGGGTACGGTTGTGGGCGACCGCTTTGTGCAGGCCGCTGAGCGAGCTATCGCACAACGTCAGCCGCTGATCTGTTTTGCAGCTTCAGGTGGTGCCCGTATGCAAGAAGGGATGTTGTCTCTTATGCAGATGGCTCGTACTTCTGCAGCGATCCAGCGACTTAAGGATGCCGGTTTACCTTATGTTGTGGTCTTGACTCATCCAGTATATGGTGGTGTTACTGCATCTCTAGCTATGCTGGGCGATGTACATATTGCTGAGCCTAAAGCCATGATTGGTTTTGCCGGTAAACGCGTTATTGAGCAAACTGTTCGAGAAAAGCTTGAAGAGCCGTTCCAGCGTGCTGAATACCTGCTTGATCATGGTGTAGTCGATCAGATTGTCCACCGTCATGCATTACGTGATACTGTATATCGCATTGTAGCTAAACTGATGAACTTGCCTTGA
- the trpA gene encoding tryptophan synthase subunit alpha — protein MSRLATRFEQLKSQQRKALVSYVMAGDPAPHVTVPLLHRMVEAGVDVIELGLPFSDPMADGPVIALAAERALAGGTNTLDALNMVKEFRETDQETPVVLMGYLNPVEVIGYEQFVSTAKACGVDGILLVDLPPEESDRLVTILKQHEMDQIFLLAPTSTDQRIQHVVKQASGFIYYVSLKGVTGAASLDVTAAAERIEKIKKATDVPVGVGFGISDAASAKAMGSVADAVIVGSAFVKTFATLAPEQAVEQTVNKVKELRAALDELV, from the coding sequence ATGTCACGTTTAGCCACCCGTTTTGAGCAGCTTAAATCACAACAGCGTAAAGCTTTGGTTTCTTATGTGATGGCTGGTGATCCAGCACCGCATGTAACAGTCCCGCTGTTACATCGTATGGTGGAAGCAGGGGTAGACGTGATTGAACTTGGGTTGCCATTTTCAGATCCAATGGCGGATGGTCCAGTCATTGCTTTGGCTGCAGAGCGGGCACTGGCAGGCGGAACCAATACGCTAGATGCACTGAATATGGTAAAAGAATTCCGTGAGACAGATCAGGAAACACCGGTCGTACTTATGGGTTATCTGAATCCGGTCGAAGTAATTGGCTATGAGCAGTTTGTTTCAACAGCCAAAGCTTGTGGTGTAGATGGCATATTGCTAGTCGACTTGCCGCCTGAAGAATCTGATCGTCTGGTGACGATCCTGAAACAGCATGAGATGGATCAGATCTTCCTGCTTGCTCCGACTTCAACCGACCAGCGTATTCAGCACGTAGTAAAACAGGCTAGTGGCTTTATTTACTATGTTTCGCTCAAAGGTGTAACTGGAGCTGCCAGTCTGGATGTCACTGCAGCTGCAGAACGTATCGAAAAAATCAAAAAAGCCACCGATGTTCCAGTCGGAGTAGGCTTTGGAATTAGCGATGCGGCTTCTGCAAAAGCAATGGGCAGTGTGGCAGATGCAGTAATTGTGGGAAGCGCTTTTGTAAAAACTTTTGCAACTTTGGCCCCAGAACAAGCCGTTGAGCAAACGGTCAATAAAGTCAAGGAGCTTCGAGCAGCGCTCGATGAATTAGTATGA
- a CDS encoding Na+/H+ antiporter NhaC family protein gives MTSDLSSKVQARVLALLPLIVFLAIFLGSGIYHSIIGTEFAFYQVKAPVAALPAIILALLIYRGQINEAIEEFLKGASHPNLILMFMVFMFAGAFASVSSTIGSVDATVQLGLSIIPPSFVLPMLFIISAFIATAMGTSMGTIAACAPIAFGFAQVTDIEVVYAIGAVVGGAMFGDNLSMISDTTIAATRSQNVELRDKFRVNVWIAVPASVITLMIYILTTHDSQTIEHTSYNLWLILPYLAVFLLAFSRLHVLVTLGTGILLSGLIGLFVQPEFNLLKLNTAIYDGFVGMFEVALLSMFLGGLSAIMQKEGGLQWLIERIYSVTRLFRISRERAGELGVSFLVVFSNLFVANNTVAIILSGDMAREVSKEYGLDPKRVAALMDIFSCVVQGLIPYGAQLLLACSIAKLSPVELLGHIYYCWVLAIFAILSILFRYPRLKTV, from the coding sequence ATGACCTCCGACCTTTCTAGCAAGGTGCAGGCTCGCGTGCTTGCACTGCTTCCGCTTATTGTATTTTTGGCCATCTTTTTAGGCAGTGGTATTTACCATTCAATTATCGGAACCGAATTTGCCTTTTATCAAGTTAAAGCTCCTGTTGCAGCCCTCCCAGCGATTATTCTTGCATTGCTGATCTATCGCGGCCAGATTAATGAAGCTATTGAAGAATTTCTAAAAGGTGCCAGTCATCCGAACCTGATTCTCATGTTCATGGTGTTTATGTTTGCAGGAGCTTTTGCCAGTGTTTCCAGTACTATTGGCAGCGTAGATGCAACCGTACAGCTCGGACTTTCTATTATTCCGCCTTCTTTTGTTTTACCCATGCTGTTTATTATTTCAGCTTTTATCGCTACGGCGATGGGCACCTCAATGGGAACAATTGCTGCCTGTGCACCCATTGCTTTTGGATTTGCCCAAGTTACCGATATTGAAGTGGTTTACGCCATTGGTGCAGTGGTAGGTGGCGCAATGTTCGGTGATAACCTTTCAATGATTTCAGATACTACAATTGCCGCTACCCGTAGTCAGAATGTTGAATTGCGCGATAAGTTCCGGGTGAATGTCTGGATTGCCGTCCCCGCTTCGGTAATTACTTTGATGATCTATATTCTAACCACGCATGACTCCCAGACCATTGAGCATACTTCTTATAATTTATGGCTCATTTTACCGTATCTGGCTGTTTTCTTGCTGGCTTTTAGCCGTTTGCATGTTTTGGTTACTTTAGGTACAGGAATTTTGCTTTCAGGTCTTATCGGTTTGTTTGTACAGCCTGAATTTAATCTATTGAAGCTAAACACTGCAATATATGACGGTTTTGTCGGCATGTTTGAAGTTGCCTTGCTGTCTATGTTTTTAGGCGGTTTGTCTGCCATCATGCAAAAGGAAGGCGGACTGCAGTGGCTGATTGAGCGGATCTATAGCGTTACGCGTCTATTCAGGATTAGCCGTGAACGGGCCGGTGAACTGGGGGTCAGTTTTCTGGTAGTTTTCTCCAATCTGTTTGTGGCAAATAATACCGTAGCAATTATCCTTTCAGGTGACATGGCACGTGAAGTCAGCAAAGAATATGGACTTGATCCAAAACGTGTGGCTGCTCTAATGGATATTTTTTCTTGTGTTGTTCAGGGTCTGATTCCTTATGGAGCTCAATTGCTATTGGCCTGCTCCATTGCCAAACTGTCGCCTGTTGAGCTGCTTGGCCATATTTATTACTGCTGGGTCTTGGCAATTTTTGCCATCCTCTCCATCCTGTTCCGTTATCCACGCCTGAAAACAGTCTGA
- a CDS encoding AraC family transcriptional regulator, with protein sequence MSVFKISNGYFHLWKTCLQSKNLNWRQLDLSAEQQQQLEHILSLPIDTQSDMQFFLDLIEVSRQQWLLPNLVLDMAYCISPANFGVLGYMASNSATLAQAIQYVMRFHRLVIDSEQVLPLHITEYKNKIRLYWPLVDEQMTVLCELTLAAMVHLARQIIPEQQLFLQAVEFVHFPKVSFLNYQKFFQCTLKFQQPYYAITFARESLNSRPYQADSTLIQLLVRQAEEALASKSTAQDLTQQIHWIVGEYMKQQQRAPLLEWIADELHLSVRSLQRALKKQDTSFKEIVDLQTMKRCELLLVQNESLNRIAEQLGYSDQSALARAYKRVRGSTLLAFRRAQQ encoded by the coding sequence ATGTCAGTATTCAAAATATCAAATGGTTATTTCCATTTATGGAAAACCTGCTTGCAGAGCAAAAACCTGAACTGGCGCCAGCTGGACTTATCTGCTGAACAGCAGCAACAGCTTGAGCATATTTTAAGTCTGCCGATTGATACCCAGTCAGACATGCAGTTTTTTCTTGATTTGATTGAGGTAAGCCGGCAACAGTGGCTCCTTCCGAATCTGGTACTCGATATGGCCTACTGTATTAGCCCGGCAAATTTCGGTGTACTAGGCTATATGGCTTCCAATAGCGCTACCTTGGCACAGGCAATTCAATACGTGATGCGGTTTCATCGTTTAGTGATTGACAGTGAGCAGGTATTACCTCTGCATATTACCGAATATAAAAATAAAATCCGCCTCTATTGGCCTTTGGTTGATGAGCAGATGACGGTATTATGCGAACTGACTCTAGCTGCAATGGTACATTTGGCCCGTCAGATCATCCCTGAACAGCAGCTTTTTTTACAGGCTGTGGAGTTTGTCCATTTTCCAAAAGTTTCCTTTCTTAATTACCAGAAGTTTTTTCAGTGTACGCTAAAGTTCCAGCAGCCTTATTATGCTATTACCTTTGCACGGGAAAGTTTAAATAGCCGGCCATATCAGGCAGATTCTACCCTTATACAGTTGCTGGTCAGGCAGGCAGAAGAAGCGCTGGCCTCTAAATCGACAGCGCAGGATCTTACCCAGCAAATTCACTGGATTGTAGGTGAATATATGAAACAGCAGCAACGGGCACCTTTACTGGAATGGATTGCAGACGAGTTGCATCTATCTGTGCGAAGTCTGCAGCGCGCCTTAAAAAAGCAGGATACTTCCTTTAAGGAAATTGTAGACCTGCAGACGATGAAGCGCTGTGAGCTATTACTGGTACAAAATGAAAGTCTAAACCGGATTGCTGAGCAGCTGGGCTATTCGGACCAGTCAGCATTAGCACGCGCCTATAAACGGGTGAGAGGCTCTACACTGCTGGCATTTCGTAGAGCACAGCAATGA
- a CDS encoding metal-dependent hydrolase, translated as MNAVVQYQARPVVRSHLNFKLNEIPRFWFGGDPFITRMFDALSLTFPDGERYFIQSVRLFRDQITDPELKNRVADFIRQEAQHGIAHDQMNQLMKAQGMPVDQFIQRLTRIFKFELEQRSPEYNIAMTAAAEHLTALMAETFFAYKSTLKDAHPYVRALFAWHAIEEMEHRDVAFDVMHDIANVPEMTRKFTLAWTTGLMFGFTLYRANVMLRHDGFSAWQRLQMNVRGLPWFFGRHGTLTRMGKQYRDWFKKDFHPSQHPIIAQYDVWIKTLEETGDPVLAGEAFWQAAQD; from the coding sequence ATGAATGCAGTAGTCCAGTATCAAGCCCGTCCGGTGGTACGCTCTCACCTGAATTTCAAACTGAATGAGATACCACGTTTCTGGTTTGGCGGTGATCCGTTTATTACCCGTATGTTTGATGCATTAAGTCTGACCTTTCCTGATGGTGAGCGTTATTTTATTCAGAGTGTACGCCTGTTTCGTGATCAGATTACCGACCCTGAGCTGAAGAACCGGGTGGCTGATTTTATCCGTCAGGAAGCACAGCATGGAATTGCCCATGATCAGATGAACCAGCTCATGAAAGCACAGGGTATGCCCGTAGACCAGTTTATTCAGCGTTTAACCAGAATTTTCAAATTTGAACTCGAACAGCGTTCTCCTGAATATAATATTGCCATGACTGCTGCTGCCGAGCATCTCACCGCGTTAATGGCCGAGACTTTTTTTGCATACAAATCAACTTTAAAAGATGCGCATCCCTATGTCCGTGCTCTGTTTGCCTGGCATGCTATTGAAGAAATGGAACATCGTGATGTTGCATTTGATGTCATGCATGACATCGCCAATGTGCCAGAAATGACCCGTAAATTTACTTTAGCGTGGACTACCGGCCTGATGTTTGGTTTTACTCTTTATCGTGCCAACGTCATGTTAAGGCATGACGGCTTTTCTGCCTGGCAACGCTTGCAGATGAATGTTCGGGGTTTACCCTGGTTTTTTGGCCGTCACGGTACATTAACACGTATGGGCAAACAGTACCGGGACTGGTTTAAAAAAGACTTTCATCCCAGTCAGCATCCTATTATTGCGCAATATGATGTATGGATAAAAACACTAGAAGAAACGGGTGATCCGGTTCTGGCAGGAGAGGCTTTCTGGCAGGCAGCGCAAGACTGA
- a CDS encoding DUF2804 domain-containing protein codes for MDLIQANGQPRYGRFSQLPSSISLDQYEYKTPYGDVLQGWRKKLKYKKFKFCSIQHEHYSIGLAIVDIGWAGHAFFYIYDHANEQVQQWNAIQPFGYRTHLDEQPLYNQSHFYKSPFAIEIQHANGVRYIRITRHGEIKLSARMFCAGTQPLSLCSPNGINGWTYTQKLTTLAVEGYFVNKKKQTIQFNETSFASLDDTCGFLRPETAWYWLSCNFWDAKKRRIGLNLASGVNESFGNENSLWINGELFALSDVLFEPIDDKSWSIRALDQRLNLVVQTSWRRYESINLRMVGSQFSQWQAKISGTIRTEQDETIELLFEHGLLEQHYAKW; via the coding sequence ATGGATTTGATTCAGGCAAATGGACAGCCGCGTTATGGGCGATTTTCTCAATTGCCGAGTAGTATCAGCCTTGATCAGTACGAGTACAAAACACCTTATGGGGATGTCCTTCAAGGCTGGCGTAAAAAGCTAAAATATAAAAAGTTTAAATTCTGTAGTATTCAGCATGAACATTATTCAATTGGTCTGGCAATTGTTGATATTGGCTGGGCCGGCCATGCTTTTTTCTATATTTATGATCATGCAAATGAGCAGGTGCAGCAGTGGAATGCAATTCAGCCTTTTGGCTATAGAACCCATCTGGATGAACAACCACTTTACAATCAGAGTCATTTCTACAAATCACCCTTTGCAATTGAAATCCAGCATGCCAATGGGGTGCGTTATATCCGTATAACCAGACATGGCGAAATTAAATTAAGTGCACGAATGTTTTGTGCCGGTACCCAGCCCTTGAGTTTGTGTAGTCCAAATGGAATCAATGGGTGGACTTATACCCAGAAACTGACCACCTTGGCCGTAGAAGGTTATTTTGTTAATAAAAAGAAACAGACCATTCAGTTTAATGAAACCAGTTTTGCTTCACTGGATGACACCTGTGGTTTTCTAAGACCGGAAACTGCCTGGTACTGGCTGTCATGCAATTTCTGGGATGCTAAAAAACGGCGGATTGGATTGAATCTGGCCTCTGGGGTGAATGAAAGTTTTGGTAATGAAAACTCGCTCTGGATTAATGGTGAGCTTTTTGCTTTAAGTGATGTATTATTTGAACCGATTGATGACAAAAGCTGGAGTATCCGCGCATTAGATCAGCGTTTAAATCTGGTGGTCCAGACCAGCTGGCGTCGTTATGAAAGTATTAACTTACGAATGGTAGGAAGCCAGTTTAGCCAATGGCAGGCAAAAATAAGTGGAACAATCCGGACTGAACAGGATGAAACCATAGAACTTTTATTTGAACATGGCTTATTAGAACAGCACTATGCAAAATGGTAA
- a CDS encoding DUF1543 domain-containing protein: MPSLFIVMLGGRHARANTEVHDVVLAVGDTLEEVYPQLKQSWFGEQKGLHIDAWAKINGITFEEKNYQIHFTQAQPQASEQKLYLINLGGYDAQEFGELHRYVLVVAQNHMIVKQRGKQYFARHWKKQHTDRVLNIDDCIAIDQVYGRYIQLIEGNFFGNCWENTYLTI; this comes from the coding sequence ATGCCTAGTCTATTTATTGTTATGCTTGGCGGACGACATGCACGTGCCAATACTGAAGTACATGATGTGGTACTGGCAGTCGGGGATACACTTGAAGAAGTTTACCCTCAACTCAAGCAGTCGTGGTTTGGAGAACAGAAAGGCCTGCACATAGATGCATGGGCTAAAATCAATGGTATAACGTTTGAAGAAAAGAATTATCAGATCCATTTTACCCAAGCTCAGCCTCAGGCTTCTGAACAGAAACTCTATTTAATTAACCTTGGCGGTTACGATGCACAGGAATTTGGGGAACTGCATCGTTATGTACTGGTCGTAGCACAGAACCATATGATAGTCAAACAGCGGGGGAAGCAGTATTTTGCCAGACATTGGAAAAAACAGCATACAGACCGCGTATTAAATATTGATGACTGTATTGCCATTGATCAGGTCTATGGCCGTTACATACAATTGATAGAAGGTAATTTTTTTGGTAATTGTTGGGAAAATACCTATCTAACCATTTAA
- the trpB gene encoding tryptophan synthase subunit beta, translating to MDQQNNVIDYTRYPDARGHFGIHGGRFVSETLMAALEDLENLYNRMKNDEQFLAEFDRDLAYYVGRPSPLYYAERWSKELGGAQIYLKREDLNHTGSHKVNNTIGQALLAKLSGKRRIIAETGAGQHGVATATIAARLGMECIVYMGAEDVKRQAMNVYRMRLLGATVVPVESGSKTLKDAMNEAMRDWVTNVDSTYYVIGTVAGPHPYPQLVRDFQSIIGREARRQIQEQAGRLPDALVACVGGGSNAMGLFYPFLNDENVQMYGVEAAGHGIETGKHSAPLNAGHVGVLHGNRTYLMSDAQGQIIETHSISAGLDYPGVGPEHSFLKDMKRVNYVPINDTEALQGFRDLTQIEGIIPALESSHAMAYVSKLAPTMSKDQIIIATVSGRGDKDLMTVARIDGVEMVEM from the coding sequence GTGGATCAGCAAAATAATGTGATTGACTACACCCGGTACCCGGATGCCCGTGGGCATTTTGGTATCCATGGCGGACGTTTTGTGTCAGAAACGCTGATGGCGGCTTTAGAAGATTTAGAAAATCTATATAACCGCATGAAAAATGATGAGCAGTTTCTGGCAGAATTCGACCGTGATCTTGCCTACTATGTAGGTCGTCCTAGTCCTTTATATTATGCTGAGCGATGGTCGAAAGAATTAGGTGGTGCGCAGATTTATCTGAAACGTGAAGACTTGAATCATACGGGCTCTCATAAGGTGAATAACACGATCGGACAGGCTCTGCTTGCCAAGCTTTCCGGTAAAAGACGGATTATTGCAGAAACTGGGGCCGGTCAGCATGGAGTAGCTACCGCTACGATTGCAGCACGTCTGGGAATGGAATGTATCGTTTATATGGGCGCAGAAGACGTTAAACGACAGGCCATGAACGTGTACCGTATGCGTTTGCTGGGCGCGACTGTAGTACCGGTAGAAAGTGGCTCTAAGACACTCAAAGATGCCATGAATGAAGCCATGCGTGACTGGGTTACCAATGTCGATTCTACTTATTATGTGATTGGTACAGTAGCGGGTCCGCATCCATATCCACAACTGGTTCGTGACTTTCAGTCGATTATTGGCCGTGAAGCCCGTCGTCAAATTCAGGAGCAGGCCGGACGTTTACCCGATGCACTGGTTGCCTGTGTAGGAGGCGGCTCTAATGCTATGGGACTATTTTATCCGTTTTTAAATGATGAAAATGTCCAGATGTATGGTGTAGAGGCCGCAGGACACGGTATCGAGACAGGCAAACATTCAGCACCATTGAATGCTGGTCATGTCGGTGTATTGCATGGTAACCGTACTTATTTGATGTCAGATGCACAGGGTCAGATTATTGAAACCCATTCTATTTCGGCAGGTCTGGATTATCCGGGAGTAGGGCCGGAACACAGTTTTCTAAAAGACATGAAACGTGTGAATTATGTGCCCATCAATGATACAGAAGCCTTACAAGGTTTTCGTGATCTGACCCAGATTGAAGGAATCATTCCTGCACTGGAAAGCTCACATGCTATGGCTTACGTTTCCAAGCTAGCACCGACCATGTCAAAAGACCAGATTATCATTGCAACCGTATCAGGACGTGGTGACAAAGACCTGATGACTGTTGCCCGTATTGACGGTGTAGAAATGGTTGAGATGTAA